AGCACCATCAAAATGGCTGCTAATACGATCAATACAACGAATAATGTGTAAATCATTTCCCTTATTTTTTGTTTTTATTATTTATTATCAATTTCTCCAAGAAACGTATTTGGTCTGCAAAGTAAGCATTTTTTTTTGGATTATTCAAATTTAAACGCTTAATAATTTCCAATGCCTTTGCATATCGTCCCTGTTTGACATAGATGCGAGCCAGCGTTTCTGTGAAATAATTTTCATCGCCTTCGTTCTCTTCTTGGAGTTGTAGTTCAGGCTCAAGTGAGAGTGTTGGTGTCGGCGTTTCTGTTTCAATATCTTCTATCTGATAGCTTATGGCGTAGTTCTTTGTCAGTTCTTCATTCGTATCTTCTTCTGTTCTGAGGTTGAAACCGCCGTCTTCAATGAAGTTGTCTATCAGAGTTGTTGTGCGGTCCTGGGCCTTCTGCTGGCGTTGTTCCTGTTCTTCTTCCTCTTCAAGGTTAAGTAGATAGGAGACGTAGTCCACGGTTGCATCGGCTGGAGTGGGGCGGCGGGTTTTGTCCTTAGCTTCTTCTTCTGTGCCTTCGGGAATGGAATCGAGGAAGCTGTCAATGAGTTTCGTTGTGCGATCTCCGTTCTCGGCCGTTGTCTCGTGTAGCTTCCTTTGGGTTGAAGTAGATTTGTCTGCATGCACTTTATAATGGGCAGCCTCAATCATATTGAAGAGAATGCGTCGGTCGGTGATGCAAATAGCAGCTTTGCGCAGCTCTTCATCGAATGCAGGATCATGCAGAATGTAAAGGTTTTGCAGCATCAGTATGCGTGCCGTTTGATAGTAGGGGTGGAGTGCAATGAAACTACGGAGATCGTAAAGGGTCTCGCGATCCATGTATTCGGGATGCAGTATAAGGCGCTTAATGTCCATCTTTTATTACCAATTGGCTACAGTTGCATTGAAAATTTGGTCGACAATATCCTTTATCATCTGTGTAACGAGTTCCTCTTGAACGGAATTCAAGCTTCTGGCAGACTCGTAACTGGCAGTCGATGTAAACTGTTTCTCGATGAATTCCGGGCGGTTTTTGGGATTGGTAATCCTCACATTGACAGTCATAGAGAGTTCTGTCTGGGCCGAAGTTCCATTACTTGTCACCGACTTATTGCGCTGGTTGTATTGCGTAATCTCTCCTTCTATCTTTATATCTCCATTGCGTTTCACCAGAATTAGTTTCGTATGATCGGCAAATTGATCTTTCAATCGGTTGTTGAAAAGAGGCCCCATAGGTCCCCATACATAGCTGGAACGAATGGGAAAATCGGCAATCTGTATTGTCTTTGTCTTGCTGTAGTCGATGCTGGCGCCATTGAACTTGTAGCCTTTGAAGGCACATGAGCTTATCAGTATAAGCAGACTGACTGCCAATATGTATTTCAGTTTCTTCATTTTCGTGGGAGTTGATGACGTCAAATAGATTTATCTAATCCGTATTGCTTGATACGTCGGTAGAGCGTACGGTCTGAAATACCCAATTCCTGTGCTGCTTTCTTGCGATTTCCACCATTGCGTTCCAGGGCTTTCTCTACCATCTGACGCCCTAAGTCATTGAGGTTCAAGCTTTCGGGTTCACGTATTTCCTCGGCAATAACATCGTAGGCAGCAGGTTGTGTTTGCTGACTTGGTGTACTGATGATACCATAAGGATTTTTATTCTCACCGCGTATAAGCGCTGTTTCCTGTGGAGAAGCGAGCGATTGACTTTGAAAACCCTGTGCACCGGATAGCGAACGGGTCTCGTCAAGCTGCTTTTTCAGCATGTTCATGTCGCGTTTTAAGTCGCTGACATTGCCTCGGAGTTCATACAATATCTTATATAGTATCTCGCGTTCTGTTTCGTAAGAGTGCTCTCCTGGCTTCGAAATGGTGGCCAACTGCGTACTTTCCGTATCCTTTGGAATAAAGTGTAACAAGGCTTCTGCATTGATTTCGCGCTGTTCACTGAGTACCGACATCTGCTCTGTGATGTTCTTTAACTGGCGAATATTACCCGGCCATTTGTATTGCATGAGTAATTGTTTGGCCTCATCTGTAAGCGTAATCTTTGGAAGATGATACTTTTCAGCCATCTGCATGGCGAAAAGACGGAACAAAAGTACGATGTCTTCGCCCCTATCTCGCAAGGGAGGCATCTGCACGGGAATAGTATTCAGACGGTAAAATAGGTCTTCACGAAACCTGCCTTCACTGACAGCCTTGCGCATGTTGACGTTTGTTGCAGCCACGATACGCACATTTGTCTTCCTGATTTCCTGTCCTCCAACACGAATATACTCACCCGTTTCGAGCACACGGAGCAGTCGTGCCTGTGTAGCAAGTGGCAGTTCGCCCACTTCATCAAGGAAAATCGTACCCTTATTTGCTGTTCCAAAGTAGCCTTCGCTTTCTCCAATAGCTCCTGTGAACGAGCCTTTCTCGTGGCCAAACAGTTCACTGTCAATCGTTCCTTCAGGGATAGAACCGCAGTTAATGGCAAAATATCTCTCGCGACGGCGGGGAGAATTGTCGTGAATAACACGTGGAATAATCTCTTTGCCGACGCCACTTTCACCTACAACCAATACAGATAGGTCGGTTGGGGCTACCTGCAGGGCTATGTCTAAAGCTCTGTTTAGCCCATCACTATTGCCTACAATGTTGTAGCGTTGCTTTATTTTTTGCAGTTCAGAAGTATTCATTGGATGACAAAATTACATATTTTATTCCATAATCCTGCTAATTTGGCAGACTTTTTATATGTTTTTAGGGCAGCGATTACCGTGCAGTGGTTTCGCCAATCCATTAATTTCGTTTGCCAAACTTGATGAGTAGCAGGCCTATTCCCGTCCAAAGCAACTCGCGGAGTCTTACAATCAATGCTACGAAGATACCCGCACTTGCTGATATACCCAATGCTGTTGTCGACATCAGAAAGCCACCCTCGCGTCCTCCAAGCTGCAGAGGAATGAAAAAAAGCAGGTTAGCAAAGAGGCTTGTAAAGGCAAGAATGAGCACACATTGCAAGAAATCAACATTCGGCATGAGCACCAATAGCACGAAAAATATTTCTAAAGCCGAGCAAATGCGACATGATAATTCCAACAGAACTGCCGAAACAAAGGTCTTGGGGTTCTGCTTATGAAGAGCTGCTATCTGTTGATCTATGGTGTCAAGTTGCTCGCGATGACTTTCAACAAAAGGCTGTGCCCACTTCTTCAAGAGAGGAATATGCCCGAGAAACTTCATCACTCGGTTGGCCAATCCCTTGCGATAGCCCGATATGAAGAACCAAATTCCTAATAGACAGAAGGCACCTGTGACAGCCAGCAGCGTTGCTAAGAGCAGCGTTATAGGCTGTGTGAGCATGAAAATAACTATCGAAAGCAACCAAAAACAGAAATGACTGAAGATGTGAGTCATGGCATAAAGGATTACCGATGACGATGCACGCTCCGGTCCTATGTATGGAGAAAGCGACATGATACGGTAAGGTTCGCCCCCCATCAGACCGCCGGGAGTGGCATAGTTGAGGGCAAATCCCGACACGGTAATCTTATAAAGCCATGCAAAGGATATTTTCTTTTGTCCTTTGTCGGCTTTCTGTGAATTGATAATGATATACCATGCCGAAGTGTTGAAGATGTAGAGAAAGGCCCAAAGCACGACAACGGCAATGAACCAATAGCCTGCATGACACAGCCCTTCCCACACTTGGTGGAAATCAAGCTGTGTAATCATGATGCCGAGAACGACAATCCCGAAGATGAAAAATCCGTTCTGATACTTCTTATTCATGCTTTTTCTTTGGTATAGAGAAGCGAACTTTCTCCCCATCATCATGCTTTTCGCGGTAAAGCTTAGGCAAAGGATTCTGCAAAGGCTCGTCATAACGCTTGCGGTTGCGGTAGATGTCGATGGCTGTATAAATGGCATGACGCAGTGAAGAAGCATCGGCTATGCACTGACCTGCAATATCAAAGCGAGTATGGCAATCGGGTTCAGTGGCTATAATGGGTAGGTTGGCATTGAATTTTACCACACTTTCCGTAGCAAGGGCTTTTAATGGAGGCACTCCCTGGTCGTAATATAGGGCCAAGATGCCGTCAAACTGGTCGTAATAACCATTTTCAAAGAATTCTTCAGCAGTGTAAGGACCGAATGCCTGCACGCTGTCCTCTTCCATTTCTTTAATTGCAGGCAAGATAATCTCTTGCTCTTCTTTGCCTTGTGCCGTAGGATTTAAGGATAAAACAGCAATGCGTGGATTGGAAATATTAAAGTCGCGGCGAATGGTTTTGAATAATAATGTAGCCTTTTCTTTTACTAAATCCTTGGTCAACACATTTGCAATGTCCTTTACAGAAGCCCTTTCTGCCGCAACCATCAGCCGCAGGTTGTCACTGATATAAAGGGTAGAAGCTTTGTTTCCTTCGCCTAAACAAGTTTCAATATACTTGCTGATGCCGGTAAATTTGTAGCCTTCAATGTGAATATTGCTGTCTTCCACCGGACAATTCACGAGCACATCATAGGCATCATCCCGATAATCGGTCATGGCTTTATCAAGTGCTTTCAATGCAGCAGCACCGCTTTCAGGCGACACTATGCCCATCTCCACTTTCACATCATCGTCGAAACATGTCAGCAGATTAATGCGGTTTTCAACTGCTTCATCGGCAGTATTGATGATACTGAAGTTTCCTTGAATGTCAAGTGCCTTGCGATGATAAGATGCTATCTTGGGAGAACCATAGATGATTGGCGTGCAAAGCTCCAGCATCTCGGGTTCAGAGAAAGCCTTAAAGATGAGTTCATATCCGATACCATTAGTATCACCATGTGTGATAGCCACACGAATTTTCTTATTTTCCATTGTTATTCTTTATATTTATAGAGCCCAGTATGGCGTTAAGCTGACCGAGCAGAGTTTTCTTATTGCTTATTTCGGGCGCATAGAGGAAGCCTTCTGCGAAGATGAGTCCTTCTCCTTCAGGGCGCTTATAGACGTTGCAGATGAATAGCCCTCCCATGGCATCGCCCTGCATCTCCCATAGTCCTTCATAGCGACATCGCCTTTTCTTTGGGTTGAAATGCCCCTTGACAGAAGCCTTCAGCGTTGTGATGAACATCGAATCGGTTTCACCTTTAATATTGATTTGCATCACACTGTCGTGCAACTGACAGAAACGTTCCACGCTTAGTGGCAGTGTGTCGGCAGTCGTTACTTTGTAGATAGCTACGTTTTTCATGCCTGTTGTGGCATTGTTGGATATCCATAGAAATCCTTTTCCTTGTTTGCTCGACCGCATGTCAGCAGGCAATTCAATGCTCATTCCCATCAGTTTGCGCACTCGTTCCTGCATCTCGGGATTGTCTTCATACGGGTGGTTGAGCCGTCCGAGCATTCCCTTTCGCCGACCGTTGCAGCCACAAAACACGAGCATTGCAGCCAACATGAAGACAATGATCTTATTGCTCATGACGGATTTCGCCGATTTTCTTCGACGTAGAAAGCAGTCCGCAGGCTGCAAAGATATCTTGTCCGCGACTCGCACGGATAGTCGTGAAGATGCCATGTGATGTCAGATAGTCGCGCAATTCCTCCATTCTCTTCTCGTCGGCACCATGCAGTGGCACGTCAGGTATTTGGTGGAAGCGTATCAGATTGATGCGACAGTCAAGACCTTTCAACAGTTTTACAAGCTCACGGGCATGTGTCATAGAGTCGTTTACGCCTCCGAAGACGATATATTCAAACGACAAACGACGTTGGTGGGAGAAGTCATAATTGCGCAGAAGTTCCACGATTTCCGCAATACTCATGCCCTTTTGGGCCGGCATAAGCTCGGCTCTTTGCTCGGCTATCGGCGAATGAAGACTGATAGCTACATGGCAATCGCTCTCTTCAATGAAGCGTTTCAGCTTGTTCTTAACGCCGACACTGCTTACCGTTATGCGCTTCGGACTCCATGCCCAGCCGTAGTCGGCCGTGAGAATCTCCGTTGTTCGCAGAATGTTGTCAAGGTTGTCCATCGGCTCCCCCTGTCCCATGAACACGATATTCGTAAGTTTATCCACTTCGGGAAGCGAATAAATCTGGTTCAAGATGTCACAAGTTGTCAGGCTTCCCTCAAAGCCTTGCTTTCCCGTTTGACAGAAAAGACAGTTCATTTTGCAGCCCACCTGACACGAAACGCAAAGAGTGGCGCGGTCATTCTCGGGGATATACACCGTTTCTACAAACTTTCCGCTTGCTGTGGGGAATAGATATTTGATGGTTCCGTCCTTGGAATGCTGTGCTTCCAAAGCTTCTGCACAACCTATAGTGTAGGCTTCTTCTAATTTTGCACGGTTAGTTTTGGATATATTTGTCATCTCGTCAATGTGCTTCACGTGATGCGTATATAGCCATTTTGCAATCTGTCCGCCCGTAAAGGCAGGCATTCCCAATTGCTTGCAGGCTTCCTTGAGCTCGTTCAAGGTCATGCCTAAAAGTGCTTTCTTCGAAGAAATCATACTGCAAAGATAATAAATAATGTTGAATGTTTCACGCTTTGTATTGTTTTTTTGATTTGTGGAGAGAGCGTGGAATGCAGGGGTAAGGAGTGTGGTTTGTTTTCAGACAGTCTTTAAGCCCTTGCAAATTGCGACTTAGGTATAGGCTCACAGGGCTGTAATTTGATATTGGAAAGCAGCAAAAAAGATTTTGAAAAATAATCAAAAAACATGACAATAAGAATTGTTCCGCATGGTTCTGTTTTTCCATAAACAGCAAATTGTCTTCTCACATGAATGCTTCAGTCATGTCATTTGCATCATTTCGTCTTGCCATCTAAGGCATATTGCAGTGTGTTTTGCGTCATTTTATCTTGCGATTTGACGCATATTACACACTGATTTGACGCATATTGAATGCCTTCTTGGAAGGAGTAACAAAAAAGGGAAAACCAAATTGCGGTCTTCCCTACGGCAAAGATAATCATTTTTTGAGGCAAATGCAAATGGATAATGAAATATCTTTACTTTTAGAGCGACATTAAAGAGCCTGTGGAAAAATCGTGTTTCAGCAGCATGTAATTCGATTTTATTTGCTATCTTTGCAGGAAATATGGTGTCGTTGCTGACATGCCAAGGGGCAATCCGGCGGTTGCAACAGTGCCTCAACACGCGTTAAACACATTTTTATGATTGGAAAAATAGACTGTTTTCTGCCTTGCAGCAATCCCAACGACCTGAAAGAGACCATCGAGATGTTGCGGAAGAGTAAGACAATCCGACAGATAAACTTACTCGTGGACTCGGATTTCAAGGTCGCGGAGCGGGCTGATGACTGCACGACTATCGTTGTTGACAATTTGCTTTCGACCGACACCATGCGCAAAGTCAGTGAAAATGCAGAGGCCGACTATGTGCTTCTTGCGCTCAAATCAACGCCTCTTGTGTTAGGCCAGCATGCACTTGACCGCCTGCTTCGTGTGGCCACAGATACCCATGCGGCCTTGGTTTATAGCGATTATCATGCGGTTGTTGACGGGAAACGCGAGCAACATCCAGTCATAGACTATCAGATGGGGAGTCTGCGTGACGATTTTGATTTCGGTTCCTTGCTGTTCATTCGTGCCGATCTGTTGCATGAATATGCTGCAACTTGCGGTAAAGAGGGCGGTCATCAGTTTGCTTTTGCCGGACTTTACGACCTGCGTCTGTTCCTCAGTCGCAAGGGGAAACTCTTCCATATCAATGAATATCTCTATACAACAGAGGAGTCTGATACGCGAAAGAGCGGTGAACGCCAGTTCGATTACGTCAATCCGCGCAACCGCGAGGTGCAGATCGAAATGGAAAAGGCTGTTACTTTGCATCTCGAAGCCGTTGGTGCACGCATTGATACGCATGATTATGAAGCGCCAAACTTTAACCGTGAGCCTTTCAATTGCGAGGCCTCTGTCGTCATTCCAGTGTATAATCGCGAGCGAACGATAGCCGATGCCGTGAAAAGTGCATTGCAACAAGAGGCCGATTTCAAGTATAATGTGATTGTTGTCAATAATCACAGCAGTGACCATACAGGCGATATCCTGCGCGAGTTGGCTTGCGAACGCCTCATAGTTATTG
The nucleotide sequence above comes from Segatella oris. Encoded proteins:
- a CDS encoding lysylphosphatidylglycerol synthase transmembrane domain-containing protein, which produces MNKKYQNGFFIFGIVVLGIMITQLDFHQVWEGLCHAGYWFIAVVVLWAFLYIFNTSAWYIIINSQKADKGQKKISFAWLYKITVSGFALNYATPGGLMGGEPYRIMSLSPYIGPERASSSVILYAMTHIFSHFCFWLLSIVIFMLTQPITLLLATLLAVTGAFCLLGIWFFISGYRKGLANRVMKFLGHIPLLKKWAQPFVESHREQLDTIDQQIAALHKQNPKTFVSAVLLELSCRICSALEIFFVLLVLMPNVDFLQCVLILAFTSLFANLLFFIPLQLGGREGGFLMSTTALGISASAGIFVALIVRLRELLWTGIGLLLIKFGKRN
- a CDS encoding DUF4837 family protein produces the protein MSNKIIVFMLAAMLVFCGCNGRRKGMLGRLNHPYEDNPEMQERVRKLMGMSIELPADMRSSKQGKGFLWISNNATTGMKNVAIYKVTTADTLPLSVERFCQLHDSVMQINIKGETDSMFITTLKASVKGHFNPKKRRCRYEGLWEMQGDAMGGLFICNVYKRPEGEGLIFAEGFLYAPEISNKKTLLGQLNAILGSINIKNNNGK
- the rlmN gene encoding 23S rRNA (adenine(2503)-C(2))-methyltransferase RlmN; amino-acid sequence: MISSKKALLGMTLNELKEACKQLGMPAFTGGQIAKWLYTHHVKHIDEMTNISKTNRAKLEEAYTIGCAEALEAQHSKDGTIKYLFPTASGKFVETVYIPENDRATLCVSCQVGCKMNCLFCQTGKQGFEGSLTTCDILNQIYSLPEVDKLTNIVFMGQGEPMDNLDNILRTTEILTADYGWAWSPKRITVSSVGVKNKLKRFIEESDCHVAISLHSPIAEQRAELMPAQKGMSIAEIVELLRNYDFSHQRRLSFEYIVFGGVNDSMTHARELVKLLKGLDCRINLIRFHQIPDVPLHGADEKRMEELRDYLTSHGIFTTIRASRGQDIFAACGLLSTSKKIGEIRHEQ
- a CDS encoding PdxA family protein — its product is MENKKIRVAITHGDTNGIGYELIFKAFSEPEMLELCTPIIYGSPKIASYHRKALDIQGNFSIINTADEAVENRINLLTCFDDDVKVEMGIVSPESGAAALKALDKAMTDYRDDAYDVLVNCPVEDSNIHIEGYKFTGISKYIETCLGEGNKASTLYISDNLRLMVAAERASVKDIANVLTKDLVKEKATLLFKTIRRDFNISNPRIAVLSLNPTAQGKEEQEIILPAIKEMEEDSVQAFGPYTAEEFFENGYYDQFDGILALYYDQGVPPLKALATESVVKFNANLPIIATEPDCHTRFDIAGQCIADASSLRHAIYTAIDIYRNRKRYDEPLQNPLPKLYREKHDDGEKVRFSIPKKKHE
- a CDS encoding LptE family protein, whose amino-acid sequence is MKKLKYILAVSLLILISSCAFKGYKFNGASIDYSKTKTIQIADFPIRSSYVWGPMGPLFNNRLKDQFADHTKLILVKRNGDIKIEGEITQYNQRNKSVTSNGTSAQTELSMTVNVRITNPKNRPEFIEKQFTSTASYESARSLNSVQEELVTQMIKDIVDQIFNATVANW
- a CDS encoding sigma-54 interaction domain-containing protein, yielding MNTSELQKIKQRYNIVGNSDGLNRALDIALQVAPTDLSVLVVGESGVGKEIIPRVIHDNSPRRRERYFAINCGSIPEGTIDSELFGHEKGSFTGAIGESEGYFGTANKGTIFLDEVGELPLATQARLLRVLETGEYIRVGGQEIRKTNVRIVAATNVNMRKAVSEGRFREDLFYRLNTIPVQMPPLRDRGEDIVLLFRLFAMQMAEKYHLPKITLTDEAKQLLMQYKWPGNIRQLKNITEQMSVLSEQREINAEALLHFIPKDTESTQLATISKPGEHSYETEREILYKILYELRGNVSDLKRDMNMLKKQLDETRSLSGAQGFQSQSLASPQETALIRGENKNPYGIISTPSQQTQPAAYDVIAEEIREPESLNLNDLGRQMVEKALERNGGNRKKAAQELGISDRTLYRRIKQYGLDKSI